A genomic stretch from Sphingopyxis sp. YR583 includes:
- a CDS encoding RNA polymerase sigma factor, translating into MEEAADPDILAAAIAGDREAFEALLRRHYDRIHGLAWQLTGSRADADDITQDVCCILAEKLSAFRGDAKFTTWLCSIVYNACRDFHRRRSAFTRFAGRLSIMAGLARGPDGRDLYDALWIESAIARLKPDLRDTAILIAGQQLSHAEAAQILGVAEATVSWRMHEVRRQLAAKAGPED; encoded by the coding sequence ATGGAGGAGGCCGCCGACCCCGATATCCTCGCCGCGGCCATCGCGGGTGACCGTGAAGCTTTCGAAGCGCTGCTGCGGCGCCATTATGATCGCATCCATGGCCTCGCCTGGCAGTTGACCGGATCGCGCGCCGATGCGGACGATATCACGCAGGACGTTTGCTGCATCCTGGCGGAAAAACTCTCCGCATTCCGCGGCGATGCCAAATTCACGACTTGGCTGTGCAGCATCGTCTATAACGCCTGCCGCGATTTTCACCGGCGCCGATCGGCCTTCACACGCTTCGCAGGCCGGCTGAGCATCATGGCGGGGCTGGCGCGCGGCCCCGACGGCCGCGACCTTTACGATGCCCTCTGGATCGAAAGCGCGATCGCGCGGCTCAAACCCGACCTTCGCGACACCGCGATCCTCATCGCCGGACAGCAGCTTTCGCATGCCGAAGCCGCGCAAATCCTGGGCGTTGCGGAGGCAACGGTGTCGTGGCGAATGCACGAGGTACGCCGCCAACTTGCGGCGAAGGCCGGACCCGAAGACTGA
- a CDS encoding ornithine cyclodeaminase family protein: MADPIRFIDVVEVRRRLDHATCIALMKDAMIALAEGRSRQLLRGIIDLDGGDLFGVMPGALDGAGFGAKIISIFPSAAAHGSSHQGVIILFDRANGAPVCVIDASEVTAIRTAAASAAATDALARPEARSLAILGTGEQAWHHIAAIRYVRPLDDVRIWGRSPEKAAGLADRVARDLGLSAYCAASVAEAANGADIICTLTGATEPVLFGAQVQDGTHINAVGSSRAGPSEIDEALVARARFVPDHREGVLAQGAEYLRASASGLITEAHVLPEIGNIFSGAAAGRLATSDVTIYKSLGSIVQDLACAAWLWKTEGD; the protein is encoded by the coding sequence GTGGCTGATCCCATCCGCTTCATCGATGTGGTCGAGGTTCGACGGCGGCTCGATCATGCGACGTGCATCGCACTGATGAAGGACGCGATGATCGCGCTCGCGGAGGGCCGTAGCCGGCAATTGCTGCGCGGCATCATCGACCTCGACGGCGGCGATCTGTTCGGGGTGATGCCCGGCGCGCTCGATGGCGCGGGTTTCGGTGCGAAGATCATCAGCATCTTCCCCTCGGCCGCCGCCCACGGAAGCTCGCACCAAGGGGTCATCATCCTGTTCGATCGTGCGAACGGAGCCCCCGTTTGCGTCATCGATGCCAGCGAGGTTACCGCGATCCGGACCGCCGCCGCTTCGGCTGCAGCAACCGACGCGCTCGCCCGGCCCGAGGCCCGCAGTCTCGCGATATTGGGAACGGGCGAGCAGGCCTGGCATCATATCGCTGCGATCCGTTACGTCCGTCCGCTGGATGACGTGCGGATATGGGGCCGCTCGCCCGAAAAGGCGGCCGGGCTTGCCGACCGGGTGGCCCGCGACCTTGGTCTATCGGCATATTGTGCAGCTTCGGTTGCCGAGGCCGCAAACGGGGCGGACATCATCTGCACGTTGACGGGAGCGACCGAGCCGGTCCTTTTCGGTGCGCAGGTTCAGGACGGAACGCATATCAATGCCGTCGGATCGAGCCGCGCCGGCCCCTCCGAAATCGACGAGGCGCTGGTCGCACGCGCGCGCTTCGTCCCAGATCATCGCGAGGGCGTGCTGGCGCAGGGCGCCGAATATCTGCGCGCAAGCGCGTCGGGGCTGATCACCGAAGCGCATGTCCTGCCCGAGATAGGCAATATATTCTCGGGTGCCGCCGCGGGCCGCCTCGCGACCTCCGACGTCACCATTTATAAATCGCTGGGTTCGATCGTACAGGATCTGGCCTGCGCCGCCTGGCTCTGGAAGACTGAGGGGGATTGA
- a CDS encoding tetratricopeptide repeat protein produces MPAVSTSLDSALECVGSRMAMTGEDDLTGFLPEPPPPAPKRREATIAEALARFDGTASPAAAPTPRKPSWWASLGRPQAGLLATAALVAAISLPFAWTTLDHGLPAADEHMQRGAPAETRMVLRDTVETPAPVAVAAPPPAKLSKGVTPAPQTIQPVLSAPIAKRVELAQADTAAPAAPATKVEDRQAITVTAQRAPRPVQASPSAVSAISAEAVEDSVVVTGTRIAARGAPRRGDWNACTVNDPGRTLSQCKKLANKGAKAVRAQADTHLSDGLKQAWEGNLGGAITAFDQAIAVAPDLSVAYLNRGLAYDRQGESARAIADLDRAVQYAPRSARAYYNRSILLRKQGDTKRAEADERRAISLDPRYQAMRRSGERD; encoded by the coding sequence GTGCCTGCCGTTTCGACATCGCTCGACAGCGCGCTGGAATGCGTCGGGAGCCGCATGGCGATGACGGGCGAAGATGATCTGACGGGCTTTCTGCCCGAGCCGCCGCCGCCAGCGCCGAAACGGCGCGAAGCGACGATAGCCGAAGCGCTCGCCCGTTTCGACGGCACCGCTTCACCGGCGGCCGCGCCTACGCCGAGAAAGCCATCGTGGTGGGCCAGTCTCGGGCGTCCGCAAGCAGGGCTGCTTGCGACCGCCGCGCTGGTTGCCGCGATCAGCCTGCCCTTTGCATGGACAACGCTCGACCATGGGCTTCCCGCGGCCGACGAACATATGCAACGCGGCGCCCCGGCAGAGACACGCATGGTCCTTCGCGACACTGTCGAAACACCGGCCCCGGTAGCCGTCGCAGCACCACCGCCCGCAAAATTGTCCAAGGGCGTTACCCCGGCGCCGCAGACGATCCAACCTGTCCTTTCGGCGCCAATCGCAAAGCGCGTCGAACTGGCCCAGGCGGACACGGCCGCGCCCGCCGCGCCGGCAACAAAGGTCGAAGATCGCCAGGCGATCACGGTCACGGCCCAACGCGCGCCACGCCCCGTACAGGCTTCGCCAAGTGCCGTTTCGGCGATTTCGGCGGAGGCGGTCGAAGATAGCGTCGTCGTCACCGGCACGCGCATCGCGGCGCGCGGGGCACCCCGGCGCGGCGACTGGAATGCCTGCACGGTTAACGACCCCGGCCGGACACTGTCGCAGTGCAAGAAGCTTGCGAACAAGGGTGCGAAGGCGGTTCGCGCGCAGGCCGATACACATTTGTCCGACGGGCTGAAACAGGCGTGGGAAGGCAATCTCGGTGGCGCGATCACGGCGTTCGATCAGGCGATTGCCGTCGCGCCGGACTTGTCGGTGGCCTATCTCAATCGCGGCCTTGCCTATGACCGTCAGGGGGAAAGCGCCCGCGCGATTGCCGACCTCGACCGGGCGGTCCAATACGCCCCCCGATCGGCGCGCGCTTACTATAATCGCAGCATCCTGCTTCGCAAACAGGGTGACACAAAGCGCGCCGAAGCGGACGAACGGCGCGCGATCAGCCTCGACCCCCGATATCAGGCAATGCGTCGATCCGGGGAACGCGATTAG
- a CDS encoding dipeptidase: MTIERRAMLAGAAGLAATSLLPVAARAAAPDGRKWVIVNALGGLADPNIRDAPDPFSPRVLAEAHASGITAINCTLGYVAGPAEPFEKSVADVAEMDMLLRRYPRDLIKILSAADIRRAKAEKKIGIIYGFQNGAMMGKDAGRVDIFANMGVRIFQLTYNPANQLGDGSMAPDNRGLTPFGREVIERLNAQKMIVDLSHSGEKTCLEAARASKAPISINHTGCRAVTDLPRNKTDAELRLVAENGGFVGIYFMPFLNVSGHARAEDVVRHIDHAVNICGEDHVGIGTDGHIGQIDDLQAYEAVLAKEIAERRAAGISASGERPDTYPFVVDLRGPDQFRKLIGLLAARGYSSGRIEKIMGLNFLHHAESVWGG; this comes from the coding sequence ATGACGATTGAGCGGCGCGCGATGCTGGCAGGCGCGGCGGGGCTGGCCGCAACATCCTTGCTGCCGGTGGCGGCCCGTGCTGCGGCCCCTGACGGCCGCAAATGGGTGATCGTCAATGCGCTCGGCGGGCTTGCCGATCCCAATATACGCGATGCGCCCGATCCTTTTTCACCGCGTGTGCTCGCCGAAGCCCATGCGTCTGGCATCACTGCGATCAACTGCACCCTTGGCTATGTCGCGGGTCCGGCCGAACCGTTCGAAAAGAGCGTCGCCGACGTTGCCGAAATGGACATGTTGCTGCGCCGCTATCCACGCGACCTGATCAAGATATTGAGCGCCGCCGACATCCGCCGCGCCAAGGCGGAAAAGAAGATCGGGATCATCTACGGTTTCCAGAACGGCGCGATGATGGGCAAGGACGCGGGGCGCGTCGATATCTTCGCCAATATGGGCGTGCGCATCTTTCAGCTCACCTATAATCCGGCGAACCAGCTTGGCGACGGGTCGATGGCGCCGGATAATCGCGGACTGACGCCCTTCGGGCGCGAGGTGATCGAGCGGCTCAACGCGCAGAAGATGATCGTCGACCTGTCGCACAGCGGCGAGAAAACCTGCCTCGAAGCTGCCCGGGCATCGAAGGCGCCGATCTCGATCAATCACACCGGCTGCCGCGCGGTCACCGACCTGCCGCGGAACAAGACCGACGCCGAATTGCGGCTGGTTGCCGAAAATGGCGGCTTTGTCGGCATCTATTTCATGCCCTTCCTCAACGTCTCGGGCCACGCGCGCGCCGAGGATGTGGTCCGCCACATCGACCACGCAGTGAACATCTGCGGCGAGGATCACGTCGGGATCGGCACCGACGGCCATATCGGACAGATCGACGACCTGCAGGCGTATGAAGCGGTCCTTGCAAAGGAGATCGCCGAGCGCCGTGCGGCGGGGATCAGCGCTTCGGGTGAGCGTCCCGATACCTATCCCTTTGTCGTCGACCTGCGCGGGCCCGACCAGTTCCGGAAGCTGATCGGCCTACTCGCCGCGCGCGGCTATTCGAGCGGCCGGATCGAGAAAATCATGGGACTCAATTTCCTGCACCACGCCGAAAGCGTCTGGGGTGGCTGA
- a CDS encoding bifunctional diguanylate cyclase/phosphodiesterase, translating to MFSVLECVVYQHDLRFVLIAALVCILGNISLFVVLNRSTHCVDARRRHWLVVAAVAEGVGVWATHFVAMLAYRGSMPIRFDVGLTILSVAVAIAFFWCSFRWLGKAPDALRCGIAAAGASTGVAAMHFIGMASIIAPARVTYDWAPILVSALLSGLCFFAAFFAFARTKGWRKIALPAGFAVLAIVVMHFTAMSATTLVPDPTRGGIAGAASSRDWLVPAIVIANIALVSLALTGSLIDRWLTDAHGLADATLEALAITYDGRIIEVNARLCSLLGVSSGAIIGSTPSDWFIASNGTSFEPPSGHSAEARLRNSSDEDHILEIATQTIEYRGRSCQVLAIRDLSDRKRAQRAIEHLASHDALTNLSNRAHFGRALDAALNAKKPFALLALDLDRFKAVNDIFGHGAGDEILCRIADILRSAVRADDVVARIGGDEFLVIQTGVSGPDDARKLSARILDTLAIEMDVARDPMAVGVSIGVALFPQDGSDAETLQRNADTALYRAKNNGKGNAAFFDQEMDELARERRALEHDLRHAIARNELYIVFQPLVATAFASVVGYEALLRWEHPERGDVPPDYFIPVAEEIGAIVPIGEWVLREACRTAAGWPKNVSVAVNVSTVQFQVPNLPAIVRDALSQSGLEARRLELEITETAFLRNKQSALKALHEIRALGVRIAMDDFGTGYSSLSNLKAFPFDKIKIDKSFVASIPDDEAARSIVRAIIGLGRSFNMPIVAEGVETGEQRQMLLDEGCPQAQGYYFGRPAPDPFLPESLSLDAEIRDAEG from the coding sequence ATGTTCAGCGTCCTCGAATGCGTCGTCTATCAGCACGATCTGCGATTTGTCCTGATTGCCGCACTCGTCTGCATCCTTGGCAATATCAGCCTTTTCGTTGTCCTGAACCGCTCGACACACTGCGTCGATGCCCGCAGGCGCCACTGGCTCGTGGTCGCGGCCGTCGCCGAAGGCGTGGGCGTGTGGGCGACGCATTTCGTCGCGATGCTGGCCTATCGCGGATCGATGCCGATCCGCTTCGACGTTGGCCTGACCATCTTGTCGGTCGCGGTTGCGATCGCGTTTTTCTGGTGCAGCTTCCGCTGGCTGGGCAAGGCGCCCGACGCGCTCCGCTGCGGGATTGCAGCGGCCGGAGCGTCGACCGGCGTCGCAGCGATGCATTTCATCGGCATGGCGTCGATCATCGCGCCCGCGCGGGTTACCTATGATTGGGCCCCGATTCTCGTTTCGGCCCTGCTGTCGGGGCTGTGCTTCTTCGCCGCATTCTTCGCTTTTGCGAGGACGAAAGGCTGGAGGAAGATAGCCCTGCCCGCGGGCTTCGCCGTGCTCGCGATCGTCGTCATGCATTTCACCGCGATGTCGGCAACAACGCTTGTCCCCGACCCCACGCGCGGTGGCATCGCCGGGGCGGCGAGCAGCCGCGACTGGCTGGTTCCGGCCATCGTGATCGCGAATATCGCGCTGGTATCCCTGGCCCTCACGGGGTCGCTCATCGACCGCTGGCTCACCGATGCTCATGGCCTTGCGGACGCGACGCTCGAGGCCCTCGCGATCACCTATGACGGGCGGATCATCGAAGTGAACGCCCGGCTTTGCTCGTTGCTTGGCGTCAGCAGCGGCGCGATAATCGGCAGCACCCCGTCCGACTGGTTCATCGCCAGCAACGGCACCTCCTTCGAACCGCCCAGCGGCCATTCCGCCGAAGCCCGCCTTCGGAACAGCAGCGACGAGGATCATATCCTGGAAATTGCGACCCAGACGATCGAGTATCGCGGACGAAGCTGCCAGGTTCTCGCGATCCGCGACCTGTCCGACCGAAAGCGCGCGCAGCGGGCAATCGAGCATCTGGCGTCGCACGACGCCCTGACCAACCTGTCGAACCGCGCTCATTTCGGCCGGGCACTCGATGCGGCGCTGAACGCGAAGAAGCCCTTTGCGCTGCTCGCACTCGACCTCGATCGGTTCAAGGCGGTGAATGACATCTTCGGTCACGGCGCCGGCGACGAGATATTGTGCCGCATCGCGGATATCCTGCGCTCTGCCGTGCGGGCCGACGACGTCGTCGCCCGCATTGGCGGCGACGAGTTTCTGGTGATCCAGACCGGCGTTTCGGGGCCCGACGATGCCCGCAAGCTTTCGGCGCGCATTCTCGACACGCTCGCCATCGAAATGGACGTCGCGCGCGATCCGATGGCGGTCGGGGTCAGCATCGGCGTCGCGCTGTTTCCGCAGGACGGAAGCGATGCGGAGACGCTGCAGCGCAATGCCGATACCGCACTCTATCGCGCGAAGAACAACGGCAAAGGCAATGCCGCCTTCTTCGATCAGGAGATGGACGAACTCGCACGCGAGCGCCGGGCACTCGAGCATGATCTGCGGCATGCCATCGCCCGCAACGAGCTGTACATCGTCTTTCAGCCGCTCGTCGCGACAGCCTTTGCTTCGGTGGTCGGTTATGAGGCTTTGCTGCGCTGGGAGCATCCCGAACGCGGCGACGTTCCGCCCGATTATTTCATTCCCGTCGCGGAGGAAATCGGCGCCATCGTACCGATCGGCGAATGGGTGCTGCGCGAAGCGTGCCGGACCGCAGCCGGCTGGCCAAAGAATGTCTCGGTTGCGGTCAACGTATCGACCGTACAGTTCCAGGTACCCAATCTTCCCGCAATCGTTCGCGACGCGCTGTCCCAATCGGGGCTAGAGGCCCGCCGACTCGAACTCGAAATCACCGAGACGGCATTCCTGCGCAACAAGCAAAGCGCGCTGAAGGCGCTCCACGAAATCCGGGCGCTTGGCGTGCGGATCGCGATGGACGATTTCGGCACCGGCTATTCGTCGCTCAGCAACCTCAAGGCCTTTCCGTTCGACAAGATCAAGATCGACAAGAGCTTCGTTGCCTCGATCCCCGATGACGAGGCGGCGCGGTCGATCGTGCGTGCGATCATCGGGCTCGGCCGGAGCTTCAACATGCCGATCGTCGCGGAAGGGGTCGAGACCGGCGAACAGCGTCAGATGCTTCTCGACGAGGGATGTCCGCAGGCGCAGGGCTATTATTTCGGTCGCCCGGCGCCCGACCCATTTTTGCCCGAATCCCTATCGCTCGACGCCGAAATCCGCGACGCCGAAGGATAG
- a CDS encoding amidohydrolase family protein — protein MSVRPRSPALVAALRSIGLAALVATATPSGAAERVLYTNATIIDGTGGPARSGQDLLVEGERIVAVGAHDTLGAQVDGARRVGLSGRFVIPGLIDSHVHLATPPNRTRAEAILRRQLYGGVTAVRDMADDLRAVGELSRASLVGEIPAPDIYYAALMAGPSFFEDPRVLAVSRGFTPGTAPWMQAIDKKTDLRTAVTLARGTSASAIKIYANLPAERVAAITAEAHRQKLMIWAHSAIFPARPAEVIAAGVDSVSHVCYLGYEAQPEMLASYQDRTPVDEARLAPTGDDPVVAGLYRAMAKKGTILDATGSLFVKFEAARKADPKAKPLRCSGARTIRLTQQAWRAGLPISTGTDFVDPASNPWPEVHAELRYLASDVGMPPLAVIHSATLVGARAAGREKDMGSIEPGKLANFVVLTADPSADIDNIERIEMTVKRGREYRRTDYIAPTTKELGNDD, from the coding sequence ATGTCCGTCCGTCCCCGCTCGCCTGCGCTTGTCGCTGCCCTCCGGTCAATCGGCCTTGCCGCTTTGGTGGCGACGGCCACCCCATCCGGCGCCGCGGAGCGTGTCCTTTATACCAACGCGACGATCATCGACGGAACGGGTGGCCCGGCCCGATCCGGCCAGGATTTACTGGTCGAGGGCGAGCGGATTGTTGCGGTCGGCGCACATGATACGCTCGGCGCACAAGTAGACGGCGCGCGCCGCGTCGGCCTGTCGGGCCGCTTCGTCATTCCCGGCCTGATCGACAGCCACGTCCATCTCGCGACCCCGCCCAACCGCACGCGCGCCGAAGCGATCCTGCGCCGCCAGCTTTATGGCGGCGTGACAGCGGTGCGCGACATGGCCGACGACCTCCGCGCGGTGGGCGAGCTTTCGCGCGCGTCGCTGGTGGGCGAGATTCCTGCCCCCGACATCTATTACGCCGCGCTGATGGCCGGCCCCTCCTTTTTCGAAGATCCGCGCGTGCTCGCGGTCAGCCGCGGCTTCACGCCGGGGACCGCGCCGTGGATGCAGGCGATCGACAAAAAGACCGACCTTCGCACGGCGGTCACACTGGCGCGCGGCACGTCGGCGAGCGCGATCAAGATATACGCCAACCTGCCCGCCGAGCGCGTCGCGGCGATCACGGCCGAGGCGCACCGACAGAAGCTGATGATCTGGGCCCACAGCGCGATCTTCCCTGCCCGCCCCGCCGAAGTGATCGCCGCGGGCGTCGATTCGGTCAGCCATGTCTGTTATCTCGGCTATGAGGCCCAGCCCGAAATGCTTGCATCCTATCAGGACCGCACGCCGGTCGACGAAGCGCGCCTTGCGCCGACGGGCGACGATCCGGTCGTCGCCGGCCTGTATCGCGCGATGGCGAAAAAGGGCACGATCCTCGACGCGACCGGAAGCCTGTTCGTCAAATTCGAGGCCGCACGCAAAGCCGATCCGAAAGCGAAACCGCTTCGCTGCAGCGGCGCCCGGACGATCCGCCTGACGCAACAGGCATGGCGCGCGGGGCTGCCGATTTCGACCGGGACCGATTTTGTCGACCCCGCCAGCAACCCCTGGCCCGAAGTCCACGCCGAGCTTCGCTATCTGGCGAGCGACGTCGGGATGCCTCCGCTCGCGGTCATTCATTCGGCAACGCTTGTCGGCGCGCGCGCCGCGGGCCGCGAGAAAGACATGGGGTCGATCGAACCCGGCAAGCTCGCGAACTTCGTCGTGCTGACGGCGGACCCTTCGGCCGATATCGACAATATCGAACGGATCGAAATGACCGTGAAGCGTGGCCGCGAATATCGACGCACCGACTATATCGCACCGACGACAAAGGAGCTTGGAAATGACGATTGA
- a CDS encoding vWA domain-containing protein, with protein sequence MPRFCLMLTAGLSITLVTACSQSNEPDIASPSSEASTPAVKADVEEDTSAIVVTSQRIAAPAMDAPMPISVISSESQSAPPAQARKMVVTGSAIRAPYPDRMAPYYQDIGRDKFTSTSQNPFKIARDEPVSTFSIDVDTASYSFVRASLNNNALPQPAAVRTEELINYFPYDYAAPRSSQQPFSSNVAVFPSPFTAGRKLVRIGIKGYEIERATRPRANLVFLIDTSGSMNAPNKLPLVKKSLGLLLDQLDRGDRVSIVTYAGSAGTALEPTAASEKGKILAVIDQLGAGGSTAGAEGIRQAYALAGRNRDPNGVNRVILATDGDFNVGITDQNALKGYIERERGKGIFLSVLGFGMGNYNDALMQTLAQNGNGAAAYIDTLSEARKTLVDEATSTLFPIAKDVKIQVEFNPATVAEYRLIGYETRMLNREDFDNDKVDAGDVGSGQTVTALYEIVPVGGPRTMGDLRYSQPAARAVPTASREYGFVKIRYKLPKSDRSQLISTPIDRRIEFARFADAPQDARFATGVAAFAELMRGGKYSGSMTYDDVLQIVGAARGTDDFGYRMELVQMVRAAKTAGSMARLER encoded by the coding sequence ATGCCCCGTTTCTGTCTGATGCTCACCGCAGGTCTGTCGATCACGCTCGTCACCGCCTGCTCGCAATCGAACGAACCCGACATCGCCTCACCATCGTCCGAGGCTTCAACGCCGGCGGTGAAAGCAGACGTCGAAGAAGACACGTCGGCGATCGTCGTGACGAGCCAGAGGATCGCCGCACCCGCAATGGATGCGCCGATGCCGATATCGGTGATCAGTTCGGAAAGCCAATCAGCGCCCCCGGCGCAGGCCCGCAAAATGGTCGTAACAGGAAGCGCCATCCGCGCCCCCTATCCCGACCGGATGGCGCCCTATTATCAGGATATCGGCCGCGACAAATTCACTTCGACCTCTCAGAATCCATTCAAGATCGCGCGCGACGAGCCCGTGTCGACCTTTTCGATCGATGTCGACACCGCGTCCTATTCCTTTGTCCGCGCATCGCTCAACAACAATGCCCTGCCGCAACCGGCCGCCGTGCGGACCGAAGAACTGATCAATTATTTCCCCTATGACTATGCCGCGCCGCGCAGCTCGCAGCAGCCCTTTTCCTCGAACGTCGCGGTCTTCCCGAGTCCATTCACCGCAGGGCGCAAACTCGTCCGCATCGGCATCAAGGGCTATGAGATCGAACGCGCGACGCGGCCGCGCGCGAACCTCGTCTTCCTGATCGATACGTCGGGCTCGATGAATGCGCCGAACAAGCTACCCCTCGTCAAGAAATCGCTCGGCCTGTTGCTCGACCAGCTCGATCGGGGCGACCGCGTATCGATCGTCACCTATGCCGGCAGCGCAGGCACCGCGCTCGAGCCGACCGCGGCGAGCGAGAAAGGCAAAATCCTGGCGGTGATCGATCAGCTCGGCGCGGGAGGCAGCACTGCGGGTGCCGAGGGCATACGCCAAGCCTATGCGCTGGCCGGGCGCAACCGCGACCCGAACGGCGTCAACCGCGTCATCCTCGCCACCGACGGCGACTTCAATGTCGGCATTACCGACCAGAATGCGCTGAAAGGCTATATCGAGCGCGAACGCGGCAAGGGCATTTTCCTGTCGGTCCTCGGTTTCGGCATGGGCAATTACAATGATGCGCTGATGCAGACGCTGGCCCAGAACGGCAATGGCGCCGCCGCCTATATCGACACCCTCAGCGAAGCGCGCAAAACGCTGGTGGACGAAGCGACGTCGACGCTGTTCCCGATCGCGAAGGATGTGAAAATCCAGGTCGAGTTCAATCCGGCGACGGTCGCCGAATATCGGCTCATCGGGTATGAAACGCGGATGCTGAACCGCGAGGATTTCGACAATGACAAGGTCGACGCGGGCGATGTGGGTTCGGGACAGACGGTGACGGCACTCTATGAGATCGTGCCGGTCGGCGGCCCGCGCACGATGGGCGACCTGCGTTACAGCCAGCCCGCCGCGCGCGCCGTGCCGACGGCATCGCGCGAATATGGCTTTGTGAAGATCCGTTACAAACTGCCGAAATCGGACCGCAGCCAGCTGATCTCAACGCCCATCGACCGCCGTATCGAATTCGCCCGTTTTGCGGACGCCCCGCAAGATGCACGCTTCGCCACCGGCGTCGCCGCGTTCGCCGAACTGATGCGCGGCGGGAAATATAGCGGTTCGATGACCTATGACGATGTCTTGCAAATCGTCGGCGCGGCGCGCGGCACCGACGATTTCGGATATCGCATGGAGCTGGTCCAGATGGTTCGCGCGGCGAAGACGGCCGGATCGATGGCAAGACTGGAACGCTAA